GTGAATAGCACACCCATAACCGCCTCAAACGCCTCACTGGTAAGCTGCCATACTTGTCATCTGCTCTCGAGGCTTGGGCCGTCCCAAACTATCGGCCGGGCCGTTTGCCCCCGTTGCGGAACGTCGTTGCATCGGCGCAAGCCCAACAGCATTGCCAGAACCTGGGCGCTGATCCTGAGCGCTTACATGTTTTATATCCCGGCCAACGTCCTGCCGGTTACGGTGGTCACGTCATTGCACAAAGTCCAGTCCGACACCATTATGAGCGGCGTAATTTATTTTATGAAAACCGGCATGTGGCCGATTGCATTGGTCATTTTCATTGCGAGCATCTTTGTGCCTATCATGAAGCTGGTAACCCTGACCTACCTTTTGGTATCGATTCAGCGTAAATCCAGCTGGCGGCCGCATGATCGTACTCGTCTCTACCGCATCGCCGAGGTGGTGGGTCGCTGGTCCATGGTGGATATATACGTCGTGACGATCCTGGTTGCACTGGTAAAACTAGGGGCCTGGGCGACCATCAAAGCCGGACCGGGAGCTGTTTTTTTTGCGGCGGTTGTGGTCATTACCATGTTTGCCGCCATGTCGTTTGACCCGAGACTGATCTGGGATGCCATGGAGTCTAACCTTCAAAATGATTAATAAATTCAAAACGTAAAATGTTTTTGCCATTTTGTTTACGATCATTTAGAGTCTAACGATGAACGAACCCAATAACAACAAGACCTTGCTGGCAAACGTGCCTGACGCCGTCGTCCACACCAAAAAATCATTTTCGATCGTTTGGCTGGTTCCGATTGTGGCCGCCCTTATCGGCGGCTGGCTGGCTTACACGGCGATCTCTGAAAAAGGACCGACCATTACGATTGCCTTTAAGAGTGCCGAAGGCCTGGAAGCGCAAAAGACTAAAATTAAATACAAGAATGTTGAAATCGGTCAGGTTGAAAGCATCGGTTTCAATAAAGACCTGTCCCGTGTTGTGGTGACCGCCAAACTGGTAAAAGGGGCGGAAAAATACTTGACGACAAACACGCGCTTTTGGATATTCAGAGCCCACATAGGAACCACGGGGGTTTATGGATTGGGAACGCTTTTCTCCGGAGCCTATATCGGTGTAGATCCGGGCAAAGGCGGTGCCCCGGTACTTGAATTCGAGGGGCTGGATACACCCCCCGTGGTAACGACGGACTTACCCGGCCGCCATTTTTTGCTGAATGCCGAAACCTTGAGTTCCCTCGACATCGGCTCCCCGGTTTATTTCCGTCAGATTAAGGTGGGTCAGGTGGTGGCGCACAATCTGGCCGAGGACGGAAAGTCGGTCACGATCAACATTTTTATAAATTCGCCCTATCACAAGTTCGTGTACAAGAATACGCGGTTCTGGAATGCCGGCGGGTTGAATGTATCCGTTGATGCCACGGGTGTTAAGGTCGATACCGAGTCGTTTGTGACCATGATGATCGGCGGAATCGCTTTTGAAACCCCTGTCAATCTCGAGACCGGTATTCCTGCCGAAGACGGTGACCGGTTTACCCTGTATCGAAATCACAAGAGTATCTACGAAAAAACTTATCAGAAAAAGGCCTACTGGGTGCTGCATTTCAGCGGTTCTGTGGGAGGGCTTGCTGCCGGTGCGCCGGTCAAATTCAGGGGCATCCAGGTCGGAAAGGTCGTCGATATCCGCATGGAGTTTTCTATGAAAAACAAGGCCATCCGGATTCCGGTTTTAATCGAGATTGAACCCGAGAGGATCACGGTAATCGGCGCACAGCCCAAGGACGAGGACAGACTGAAAATCACCGAACATCTTGTCAGCAAGGGACTGCGGGCGCAACTGAAAATGGGCAATCTATTGACCGGCCAAATGTTCATAGAGCTGGACATGCAGCCGAATGCGCCGCCCCAGAGCATCGTATGGAGCGGTGAATATCCGGAACTGCCGACCATGCCCACCCCCATAGAAACGATCGCCACCGGGTTGGCTCGGCTCATCGACCGGCTGGACAAGCTGCCCATCGAGCAAATCGGCCAAGACCTGCAAGATGCCGTTCAGGGAACCGGGCGCCTGGTAAATTCTCCCGAACTGCAAAAAGCGCTGCACTCCCTCAACGAAGCCCTCAAGCAGCTGAACGAACTGGCTGCAAACCTAAATACGGATACAGCCCCTGCGGTCGGCACCACCCTGGAACAGACCCG
This Candidatus Desulfatibia profunda DNA region includes the following protein-coding sequences:
- a CDS encoding paraquat-inducible protein A; its protein translation is MNSTPITASNASLVSCHTCHLLSRLGPSQTIGRAVCPRCGTSLHRRKPNSIARTWALILSAYMFYIPANVLPVTVVTSLHKVQSDTIMSGVIYFMKTGMWPIALVIFIASIFVPIMKLVTLTYLLVSIQRKSSWRPHDRTRLYRIAEVVGRWSMVDIYVVTILVALVKLGAWATIKAGPGAVFFAAVVVITMFAAMSFDPRLIWDAMESNLQND
- a CDS encoding MCE family protein, with the translated sequence MNEPNNNKTLLANVPDAVVHTKKSFSIVWLVPIVAALIGGWLAYTAISEKGPTITIAFKSAEGLEAQKTKIKYKNVEIGQVESIGFNKDLSRVVVTAKLVKGAEKYLTTNTRFWIFRAHIGTTGVYGLGTLFSGAYIGVDPGKGGAPVLEFEGLDTPPVVTTDLPGRHFLLNAETLSSLDIGSPVYFRQIKVGQVVAHNLAEDGKSVTINIFINSPYHKFVYKNTRFWNAGGLNVSVDATGVKVDTESFVTMMIGGIAFETPVNLETGIPAEDGDRFTLYRNHKSIYEKTYQKKAYWVLHFSGSVGGLAAGAPVKFRGIQVGKVVDIRMEFSMKNKAIRIPVLIEIEPERITVIGAQPKDEDRLKITEHLVSKGLRAQLKMGNLLTGQMFIELDMQPNAPPQSIVWSGEYPELPTMPTPIETIATGLARLIDRLDKLPIEQIGQDLQDAVQGTGRLVNSPELQKALHSLNEALKQLNELAANLNTDTAPAVGTTLEQTRKTLAAVEKVLGSDSSLNQEARRALEELAAAAGAIRTLADYLERHPEALLRGKGNSQ